In the Chloroherpetonaceae bacterium genome, one interval contains:
- a CDS encoding aminodeoxychorismate/anthranilate synthase component II: MVIVIDNYDSFTYNLVQYLGELGAEVVVYRNDAISISDIRQMKPEKIVISPGPCTPKEAGISVPLVQALQGEIPILGVCLGHQSIGEALGGKVVRAPEPKHGKVSEIYHNGQGIFRGIKNPFQATRYHSLIVERESLPASLAVTAWTADGLIMGIACEAKKLYGVQFHPESIMTTEGKALLKNFLEM, encoded by the coding sequence ATGGTTATCGTCATAGACAACTACGATTCCTTCACCTACAACCTTGTGCAATACTTGGGCGAACTGGGCGCTGAGGTAGTGGTGTATCGTAACGATGCAATAAGCATCAGCGATATTCGCCAGATGAAGCCTGAGAAGATTGTGATTTCACCTGGACCATGCACGCCGAAAGAAGCGGGCATTTCCGTGCCACTCGTTCAAGCCTTGCAAGGTGAAATTCCAATTTTAGGAGTGTGTTTGGGACATCAATCAATTGGCGAGGCTTTAGGTGGAAAAGTAGTGCGAGCACCAGAGCCAAAGCATGGCAAAGTCTCCGAAATTTACCATAACGGTCAGGGAATTTTTAGAGGCATCAAAAACCCATTTCAAGCAACGCGTTATCATTCGCTCATTGTAGAGCGGGAAAGTTTGCCAGCATCGTTAGCTGTTACAGCTTGGACTGCAGATGGGCTGATTATGGGCATTGCCTGTGAAGCAAAAAAACTCTACGGCGTGCAGTTCCACCCCGAGTCAATTATGACAACCGAAGGCAAAGCATTGCTCAAAAATTTCCTTGAAATGTAG
- a CDS encoding DUF2752 domain-containing protein has translation MRAQLAESTLSSPSTLYEGVRVVNWVLLLLCVYGLCFPLLSPQLAKVFPALSTCWYQARTGKPCPFCGITRDWQQLTAGNFMRAKRLNAMSLPLFLLCIVEIVWRTALLAGLMRTLCLKRWITLDLLVHAALLAWTGFSLLCNVFLTPN, from the coding sequence ATGCGAGCTCAATTAGCTGAAAGCACGCTATCATCACCCAGCACCCTCTACGAGGGGGTTCGTGTGGTAAACTGGGTCTTGCTGCTGCTGTGCGTGTATGGACTATGTTTCCCGCTGCTTTCGCCTCAGCTTGCAAAAGTGTTCCCAGCCCTCTCGACCTGCTGGTATCAGGCGCGAACAGGGAAGCCGTGTCCTTTCTGTGGCATCACACGCGACTGGCAGCAGCTCACCGCTGGTAACTTCATGCGCGCTAAGCGGCTTAATGCAATGAGCTTACCTCTTTTTCTGCTCTGCATTGTGGAAATAGTGTGGCGCACTGCCCTGCTTGCAGGCTTAATGAGAACGCTCTGCCTGAAGCGCTGGATAACGCTCGACCTACTGGTGCATGCTGCCCTTTTGGCTTGGACTGGTTTTTCTTTACTTTGCAATGTTTTCTTAACACCAAACTGA
- a CDS encoding S9 family peptidase: MLVLTSLIESPEAEAQKKSVPKPPIAKKIPKTDVLHGETRVDNYYWLREKSNPEVIQYLEAENAYTDAMTAGIKDFEETLYKEIRGRIKETDLSVPYRKNGYWYYVRYEEGKQYGIYCRKQGSMEEGREEILIDLNELGKDKPFIALGTYEVSDNGELLAYSLDFTGFRQYLLFIKNLKTGEIYPERIERVTGAEWAADNQTLFYTQEDPVTKRSHKLFRHMLGTPVEQDALLYEEKDELYRLFISRTRDGKFILRGSASSETYEFWYLDSEKPMGDFKVILPREEKHKYTVDHRDGRFYIRTNKEAKNFRLVTAPVEKPTEWTELLAHRPAVKLEEVDVFKNHLVVHEREGGLIRIRIINFATNTSHEISFPEPTYDAYPYANPEFETNLYRYGYQSLVTPPSVFEHNMDTREQKLLKETEVVGGYDKSQFQSERIFATASDGTKIPISLVYKKGFKKDGSAPALLYGYGSYGFSIDASFSIARLSLLERGMLFAIAHIRGGGEMGEEWHDNGKMMKKMNTFTDFIACAEHLFKEKYTSPNRLAIQGASAGGLLIGAVLNMRPDICKVAHLGVPFVDVINTMLDESLPLTVGEFLEWGNPKVKAEYDYIKQYCPYTNLAAKNYPAILVTTSLNDSQVMYWEPAKYVAKLRALKTDKNPLLLKTNMSAGHGGASGRFDRIKEIAFEYAFIMSQLGITK, from the coding sequence ATGCTCGTACTCACATCACTCATTGAATCGCCCGAAGCAGAAGCACAGAAAAAGTCTGTGCCAAAGCCACCAATAGCAAAGAAAATCCCTAAAACAGATGTCCTGCACGGCGAGACACGCGTCGATAACTACTACTGGCTGCGTGAGAAATCTAACCCCGAAGTCATTCAGTATCTGGAAGCCGAAAATGCTTACACCGACGCAATGACAGCGGGGATTAAAGACTTTGAAGAGACCCTCTACAAGGAGATTCGCGGTCGTATCAAAGAAACGGATTTAAGTGTGCCATATCGGAAGAATGGATACTGGTATTATGTGCGATACGAAGAAGGCAAACAATACGGCATCTACTGCCGCAAACAAGGCTCAATGGAAGAAGGGAGGGAAGAGATTCTAATTGACCTCAATGAATTAGGCAAAGACAAGCCGTTTATTGCATTAGGCACATATGAGGTCAGCGACAACGGTGAGCTTTTAGCCTACTCGCTGGATTTTACAGGCTTTCGCCAATACCTTCTTTTTATCAAAAATCTGAAAACAGGCGAAATTTATCCAGAACGCATTGAGCGCGTAACAGGTGCAGAATGGGCAGCAGACAATCAAACGCTGTTTTACACGCAAGAAGACCCTGTCACCAAACGCAGTCACAAGCTCTTTCGGCACATGCTCGGCACGCCAGTAGAGCAAGATGCCCTGCTGTACGAGGAAAAAGATGAACTCTATCGGCTTTTTATCTCTCGCACACGCGACGGTAAGTTTATTCTGCGTGGTTCAGCCAGCTCTGAAACATATGAATTCTGGTATCTCGATAGCGAAAAACCAATGGGCGACTTCAAGGTGATTCTGCCACGCGAAGAAAAGCACAAATACACTGTCGACCACCGTGATGGACGCTTTTACATTCGCACCAATAAAGAGGCTAAGAACTTTCGTCTGGTGACTGCACCCGTTGAAAAGCCAACGGAATGGACAGAACTACTTGCGCATCGCCCAGCAGTCAAACTCGAGGAAGTAGATGTATTCAAAAATCATCTGGTTGTGCATGAGCGTGAGGGTGGGCTAATACGCATTCGCATCATAAACTTTGCAACCAACACTTCACACGAGATTTCTTTCCCTGAGCCGACTTACGACGCCTATCCTTACGCCAATCCAGAGTTTGAGACAAATCTGTATCGCTACGGCTATCAATCTCTGGTAACGCCCCCATCAGTGTTTGAGCACAATATGGATACGCGTGAGCAAAAGCTGCTCAAAGAAACAGAGGTGGTAGGTGGTTATGACAAGTCACAGTTTCAGAGCGAGCGCATTTTTGCAACAGCATCAGATGGTACGAAAATTCCTATTTCGCTGGTCTATAAGAAAGGCTTTAAGAAAGATGGGTCTGCACCTGCTTTGCTTTACGGCTATGGCTCATATGGGTTCTCAATAGATGCCTCTTTCAGCATTGCACGGCTCTCACTCTTAGAGCGAGGTATGCTCTTTGCAATTGCACACATTCGCGGCGGTGGCGAGATGGGCGAAGAGTGGCACGACAATGGCAAGATGATGAAGAAAATGAACACCTTTACGGACTTCATCGCTTGTGCCGAGCATCTCTTCAAAGAAAAATACACCTCGCCAAATCGCTTAGCGATTCAAGGCGCAAGTGCAGGGGGCTTGCTGATTGGCGCAGTGCTAAATATGCGACCTGACATCTGCAAAGTGGCGCATTTAGGCGTGCCATTTGTCGATGTCATCAACACAATGCTGGATGAAAGTCTGCCCCTGACTGTAGGAGAATTTTTAGAGTGGGGGAACCCGAAAGTCAAAGCAGAGTATGACTACATCAAGCAATACTGCCCCTACACGAACTTGGCGGCAAAAAATTATCCTGCGATTCTGGTTACCACATCGCTGAACGATAGCCAAGTGATGTATTGGGAGCCAGCAAAGTATGTTGCCAAACTACGCGCGCTGAAAACGGACAAGAACCCCTTGCTACTTAAAACCAATATGTCCGCAGGACACGGCGGTGCAAGCGGTCGATTTGACCGAATTAAAGAAATTGCCTTCGAGTATGCTTTCATTATGAGCCAGCTTGGCATTACGAAGTAA
- a CDS encoding response regulator: MTHSELQILMLTGLVVFLILVGALGYLLLQSSEKKTQLLEQTLQTLSKSEASYKSIILGLNLPLFVHTEADIQFCNPAGAALLGKAEASQVIGKPLCAFVHECEQDMVRQFIQACYAPVDSPAPASIVVRLRQSEGGYAQVELSGRCIDYGGQRAIAIVGKAREQNTPSNQIAEACNTIPVLASAVAYNFNMVFDTLENAFSALQVNRRVDALEAECQAFEQAIAHGRKLTQSILDFTRPMQMQLSSVSLWSAVEEARQLLTSSLANYLSFKLTLDAESEKVYADARLICQLILNLVALIKSVLPACSKITIEVAEPSMDLLRELLPKPEGQRYSLLRISSAAEWLSVPIQPLKILEFAAQEEVSIKLLLAYHIVALHHGAIGIQREAESHLAFAVLLPQARDKRAGASRAHEAAVANRPASLQTPSRQALSCSKKILVVDDEAHLCEVLSRALNAAGYQTLTAQSSKEALQLLESINYDVSLCIFDLSLPEISGEELFCLVHRVAPNVPILITSGTVEPTRQSQMLEKGVASFLLKPFNLKTLLSTVQATLSD; encoded by the coding sequence ATGACGCATAGCGAGCTTCAGATATTGATGCTAACAGGCCTTGTTGTGTTCCTCATTTTAGTGGGGGCGCTAGGCTACCTACTGCTTCAGTCCAGTGAGAAAAAAACGCAGCTACTCGAGCAAACGCTGCAGACACTTTCAAAAAGTGAAGCAAGCTACAAGTCAATCATCCTCGGTCTGAATCTCCCTTTATTTGTGCATACCGAAGCAGACATTCAGTTTTGCAATCCAGCAGGCGCTGCCCTGTTGGGCAAGGCAGAGGCGTCTCAGGTGATTGGCAAGCCACTCTGTGCATTTGTGCACGAGTGTGAGCAAGATATGGTCAGGCAGTTTATTCAAGCTTGTTATGCACCCGTAGATAGCCCTGCACCAGCTTCAATTGTGGTGCGGTTGCGCCAATCGGAAGGAGGGTACGCTCAAGTAGAGCTTTCAGGCAGATGCATAGACTATGGTGGTCAGCGCGCTATCGCTATTGTAGGGAAAGCGCGGGAGCAAAACACTCCCAGCAACCAGATAGCAGAAGCCTGTAACACCATACCTGTGCTGGCAAGCGCCGTCGCTTACAATTTCAACATGGTGTTTGATACACTGGAAAATGCGTTTTCAGCCCTGCAAGTGAATAGGCGCGTAGATGCACTGGAAGCGGAGTGTCAAGCGTTTGAGCAAGCGATTGCACACGGGCGCAAGCTAACGCAGTCTATTTTGGACTTTACGCGTCCAATGCAAATGCAGCTATCGTCTGTATCGCTGTGGTCAGCAGTGGAAGAAGCGCGTCAGCTCCTCACATCAAGTCTGGCAAATTATCTCTCGTTTAAACTTACGCTCGATGCCGAGTCGGAAAAAGTTTATGCAGACGCAAGGCTAATATGTCAGCTAATTCTCAATCTTGTTGCCCTCATCAAAAGTGTGCTGCCTGCTTGCAGTAAGATTACGATTGAGGTGGCAGAGCCATCTATGGATTTGCTGCGTGAGCTATTGCCAAAGCCAGAAGGACAGCGTTATAGCCTATTGCGCATCAGTAGTGCTGCGGAGTGGCTTAGTGTGCCTATCCAGCCCCTAAAAATCTTGGAGTTTGCTGCACAAGAAGAGGTAAGCATCAAATTACTGCTGGCATATCACATTGTGGCGCTGCATCACGGTGCAATTGGAATCCAAAGAGAAGCAGAGTCTCATTTAGCCTTCGCAGTATTGCTGCCGCAAGCCAGAGACAAGAGGGCGGGAGCAAGTCGAGCACATGAGGCAGCGGTTGCAAATCGACCAGCTTCTCTGCAAACACCATCGCGTCAGGCACTATCTTGTAGCAAAAAGATTTTGGTAGTCGATGATGAAGCACATTTGTGCGAGGTGTTAAGTCGTGCCCTGAATGCCGCAGGTTATCAGACCTTAACAGCGCAAAGCAGCAAAGAGGCGCTGCAGCTCTTGGAATCGATAAACTATGATGTCAGTTTGTGCATCTTCGACCTGAGCCTGCCAGAAATCAGCGGCGAAGAACTCTTTTGCTTGGTGCACCGTGTTGCACCTAATGTGCCGATTTTGATTACTTCTGGAACTGTTGAGCCAACACGGCAAAGCCAAATGTTAGAAAAAGGCGTGGCAAGCTTTTTACTGAAACCATTTAATCTGAAAACGCTGCTCAGTACTGTGCAAGCAACGCTATCAGACTGA
- a CDS encoding ABC transporter permease, giving the protein MVVNFFTEIGELAILFGGVLKSLPRLWKDRQLLITQMAHIGVDSLPLVVLVSIFTGAIAAWQAAYQMKGLAPMSLVGGITSRVIIIELGPVLTGIIIAGRVGASIAAEIGTMKVTEQIDALETMAINPVRYLAMPRILATTLMMPILVIFANLVAIAGAFVVSSSFLGLTASGFFDSLKNFFYLEDVSGALLKAAIFGLMTSAIGCHIGFRTDGGAEGVGMATIRSFVVSSATILIGDYFLWLFLF; this is encoded by the coding sequence ATGGTGGTAAACTTTTTTACGGAGATTGGCGAGCTTGCAATTTTATTTGGCGGCGTACTCAAATCCCTACCGCGCCTTTGGAAAGACCGCCAGCTACTTATTACGCAGATGGCACATATCGGTGTCGATTCGCTGCCACTGGTGGTGTTGGTCTCTATTTTCACCGGTGCAATTGCTGCTTGGCAAGCCGCATACCAGATGAAAGGTCTTGCGCCAATGAGTCTGGTAGGCGGTATCACGTCGCGAGTGATTATTATTGAACTGGGCCCTGTGCTAACGGGTATCATTATTGCGGGTCGGGTCGGTGCATCGATCGCAGCGGAGATAGGAACCATGAAGGTAACAGAACAAATTGATGCGCTGGAAACAATGGCGATTAACCCTGTAAGGTACCTTGCGATGCCGCGAATTTTGGCAACCACGCTAATGATGCCAATTCTGGTCATCTTTGCTAACCTTGTGGCCATTGCAGGCGCGTTTGTAGTCTCCTCATCATTTCTGGGACTAACCGCATCGGGCTTTTTCGATTCGCTCAAAAATTTTTTCTACCTCGAAGACGTCTCAGGGGCATTGCTCAAAGCAGCGATTTTCGGCTTGATGACCTCTGCTATCGGCTGCCACATTGGCTTTCGCACCGATGGGGGGGCTGAGGGCGTGGGTATGGCAACCATTCGCAGTTTCGTCGTCTCCTCTGCAACCATTCTCATCGGTGATTATTTTCTTTGGCTCTTTCTCTTTTAG
- the bchD gene encoding magnesium chelatase ATPase subunit D, with the protein MRPLSFNEIVGMDLAKQALLLLAVDPTLGGVAIPAAVGSGKSTLARAFSRILPEGTPFVELPVNVTEDRLLGGLDLEAALATGKRVIERGLLAKANGGVLYVDALNLLDNTTAAYLIETMSRGVVFLEREGLSAVHEAKFMLIATFDPSDGNARMGLLDRIGLIVPFSAQTQAETRAEVIRRVRAHEVKGAHQQAEIEEEENALRALILAARADLKDVVLYDEQIEALAQAAVELGIEGNRVDVFATKAAAASAALRGCREVDDDDLKLATKLVLAPRATRLPEEQAEQKAPETVMQEPPQPAQSHDNTESNEQTDTNEMPSPEEIREMLLETVETELPDVLQHFALMQQRKGKSGKRSVAENMRRGKYVRAVSGHLREGKLALIPTMLAAAPWQRVRHREDQRKSFIIKKDDIRVKRFRDKAGTLFVFAVDASGSMALNRMRQAKGAVAHLLQNAYVHRDQVSLIAFRGKKAEVLLPPSQSVERAKRELDVLPTGGGTPLASALLLVWQTVSQMRAKGQMQATLVLITDGRANVALDSAQGNKEQIQKELEDLSKLIRAENIQSIVVDTQMTFLSRGEAKKLAEMLGGKYVYLPNARAEQIAEVARVAT; encoded by the coding sequence ATGCGACCACTTTCATTTAACGAAATCGTGGGAATGGATTTAGCCAAGCAAGCCTTGCTGTTGCTGGCAGTTGACCCGACATTGGGCGGCGTGGCTATTCCAGCAGCAGTAGGCTCAGGCAAATCAACGTTGGCAAGAGCATTTAGTCGAATCTTGCCTGAGGGAACGCCTTTTGTGGAACTACCCGTCAATGTTACTGAAGACCGCTTGCTGGGGGGCTTAGACCTTGAGGCCGCACTAGCGACAGGCAAGCGGGTTATAGAAAGAGGGCTACTTGCCAAAGCGAACGGCGGTGTGCTCTATGTTGATGCGTTGAATTTGCTCGACAATACAACGGCTGCCTATCTCATTGAAACGATGTCGCGTGGAGTGGTCTTTCTGGAACGAGAAGGGCTTTCTGCAGTGCATGAAGCTAAGTTTATGCTCATTGCCACATTTGACCCCAGCGATGGCAATGCGAGAATGGGGCTGTTGGACCGAATCGGCTTGATTGTGCCATTTTCAGCACAGACCCAAGCGGAGACAAGGGCGGAAGTCATTCGTCGTGTTCGAGCACACGAAGTAAAAGGAGCGCACCAGCAAGCTGAAATTGAAGAAGAAGAAAACGCTTTGCGGGCATTGATTTTAGCTGCACGTGCCGACCTCAAAGACGTGGTGCTGTATGATGAACAAATTGAAGCCTTAGCACAAGCTGCAGTCGAGTTAGGTATTGAGGGTAATCGTGTCGATGTCTTTGCAACCAAAGCAGCAGCAGCCAGTGCAGCGCTAAGAGGTTGTCGTGAAGTGGATGACGATGATTTGAAGTTAGCCACTAAGTTGGTTTTGGCGCCACGCGCCACGCGCTTGCCAGAGGAGCAAGCTGAACAAAAAGCCCCTGAGACAGTGATGCAAGAGCCGCCGCAGCCTGCGCAAAGTCACGATAACACGGAGAGCAACGAGCAAACTGACACAAACGAAATGCCATCGCCAGAAGAAATTCGAGAAATGCTTTTGGAGACAGTCGAGACCGAGCTGCCCGATGTCTTGCAACACTTTGCTCTAATGCAGCAGCGCAAAGGAAAGTCAGGCAAGCGAAGCGTGGCAGAAAATATGCGTCGTGGCAAATATGTGCGTGCAGTGAGCGGGCACTTGCGTGAAGGAAAGCTGGCGCTCATTCCGACCATGTTAGCTGCGGCACCTTGGCAACGCGTGCGCCACCGAGAAGACCAGAGAAAATCTTTCATCATCAAAAAAGATGACATTCGAGTCAAGCGATTTCGAGATAAAGCTGGCACGCTCTTTGTCTTTGCGGTCGATGCGTCAGGTTCAATGGCACTGAACCGAATGCGGCAAGCTAAGGGAGCGGTAGCACATCTCTTGCAAAACGCATATGTGCACCGCGATCAAGTCTCGCTGATTGCCTTTCGTGGTAAGAAAGCGGAGGTGCTGCTGCCGCCTTCACAGAGCGTCGAGCGTGCGAAGCGCGAACTGGACGTCTTGCCGACGGGCGGCGGCACGCCATTGGCATCAGCGTTGCTCTTAGTGTGGCAAACCGTCTCACAAATGCGTGCCAAGGGACAAATGCAAGCCACGCTGGTGCTGATTACCGATGGGCGTGCAAATGTGGCACTCGATAGCGCGCAAGGCAACAAAGAGCAGATTCAAAAAGAACTGGAGGATTTGTCTAAACTCATTCGTGCTGAAAACATTCAAAGCATCGTGGTCGATACGCAAATGACTTTTCTCTCAAGAGGCGAAGCAAAAAAGCTGGCTGAAATGCTGGGTGGCAAGTATGTCTACTTGCCAAATGCACGTGCCGAGCAGATTGCAGAAGTGGCACGAGTTGCAACTTGA
- a CDS encoding SPFH domain-containing protein, with protein sequence MTVGIVLLVLLALLLLQCFVTVKQGTVAVVTQFGQYKRVMRPGLNFKLPILEKVEMRISVQNRSAELEFQAITEDQANVNFKSLLVYSVLNQEEETIKNVAFKFINEQNFMQALVRTVEGTVRGFVAKKRQAEILGLRSEIVQYVKEQVDQTLESWGYHLIDLQINDITFDEAIMRSMSQVVASKNLKAAAENEGQALLITKTKQAEAEGNAIKIAAEAERQAAQLRGQGIALFREEVARGMKNAAKEMEAANLDASFILFSMWTEAIKNFAENGKGNVIFLDGSVEGMTRTLQQLMALSGNLHADGSSQPTVFMPSVQTKPKA encoded by the coding sequence ATGACAGTTGGTATCGTTCTCCTCGTTCTTCTGGCACTGCTTCTGTTACAATGCTTTGTGACGGTCAAGCAAGGCACGGTAGCGGTTGTAACACAGTTTGGTCAGTATAAGCGCGTGATGCGCCCCGGCTTGAACTTCAAGTTGCCGATTCTCGAGAAAGTTGAAATGCGCATCTCCGTTCAAAATCGCTCAGCAGAGCTGGAATTTCAAGCGATTACGGAAGATCAAGCAAATGTGAATTTCAAATCGCTCTTGGTCTACTCAGTACTCAACCAAGAAGAGGAAACAATTAAAAACGTGGCATTCAAGTTTATCAATGAGCAAAACTTTATGCAAGCTTTGGTACGCACCGTAGAAGGCACAGTGCGAGGCTTTGTGGCAAAAAAACGACAGGCAGAAATTTTGGGCTTGCGTTCTGAAATTGTGCAATATGTCAAAGAACAGGTCGACCAAACACTGGAATCGTGGGGCTACCACTTGATTGACTTGCAAATCAATGACATCACCTTCGATGAGGCAATTATGCGCTCAATGTCGCAAGTGGTAGCATCTAAAAATCTTAAGGCTGCAGCGGAGAACGAAGGTCAGGCGCTACTTATCACCAAAACAAAGCAAGCCGAAGCAGAAGGCAATGCAATTAAAATTGCAGCAGAGGCGGAACGGCAAGCCGCACAGCTACGCGGTCAAGGCATTGCGCTCTTCCGAGAAGAAGTGGCACGCGGTATGAAAAATGCCGCCAAAGAAATGGAAGCGGCAAACCTTGATGCATCATTTATTCTCTTCTCAATGTGGACAGAAGCCATCAAAAACTTTGCTGAAAATGGTAAGGGAAATGTCATCTTCCTCGATGGCTCAGTAGAAGGTATGACACGCACCTTGCAGCAATTGATGGCGCTAAGCGGCAATTTGCACGCAGATGGCAGCAGTCAGCCAACGGTCTTTATGCCCTCTGTGCAAACGAAACCGAAGGCATAA
- a CDS encoding DUF4412 domain-containing protein: MIYIIFFALLTFAPKPFEGAILFSVASPEVKDGHLVIMLSRYGAKAIFDGKNQAFEFLIPKQDSAAYKLNTYGKTYNIVGLAESRRLSETLGRFENYTLDKHGEETLLGYRCQHFTLKTKLRTIELWTTPEILDSDELTKLASAVTLLGLSPRMIDEMKKAGVAGFPLKVRAEEQGKVLLLVAKRVTKRTFSPTAFKIPKGYRPIDEDTTVR, from the coding sequence ATGATATACATTATTTTCTTCGCACTGCTGACCTTTGCACCAAAACCTTTTGAAGGCGCGATTCTTTTTTCGGTGGCCTCGCCTGAGGTAAAAGATGGTCATCTGGTCATAATGCTCTCACGATATGGTGCCAAAGCCATCTTTGATGGCAAAAATCAAGCCTTCGAATTTCTTATTCCTAAGCAAGACAGTGCCGCTTACAAGCTCAACACTTACGGCAAGACCTACAACATTGTAGGACTGGCTGAGTCAAGAAGGCTAAGTGAGACGCTGGGTCGGTTTGAAAACTATACCTTAGACAAGCACGGCGAGGAAACGCTACTCGGCTATCGCTGCCAACACTTTACACTCAAAACCAAACTGCGCACCATAGAGTTATGGACAACCCCTGAAATTTTAGACAGTGATGAGCTAACAAAACTGGCAAGTGCAGTAACGCTGCTTGGCTTAAGTCCAAGAATGATTGACGAGATGAAAAAGGCAGGGGTGGCAGGCTTTCCGCTTAAAGTGCGAGCTGAGGAGCAAGGCAAGGTGCTTTTGCTAGTCGCCAAAAGAGTAACCAAGAGAACTTTTTCGCCCACTGCGTTCAAAATCCCAAAGGGATACCGACCGATAGATGAAGACACGACAGTGCGATAA